A single genomic interval of Electrophorus electricus isolate fEleEle1 chromosome 2, fEleEle1.pri, whole genome shotgun sequence harbors:
- the desma gene encoding desmin a isoform X2 encodes MSKTFSSASAETASSYRRTFGSGLGASMPRSLFSSRGSSGSSRLSSRVYEVTKTSLPSYSSLRSSGPVLHSFAGEKLDFSLADAMNQDFLHTRTNEKAELQHLNDRFASYIEKVRFLEQQNQALVVEVERLRGREPTRIAEMYDEEMRQLRMQVDALTNQRARVEIERDNLADDLQKLKQRLQEEIHQKEEAENNLSAFRADVDAATLARLDLERRIESLQEEITFLKKIHEEEIRELQNQMQESQVPIPMDMSKPDLTAALRDIRTQYEAIAAKNISEAEDWYKSKVSDLNQAVTKNNDALRQAKQDSMEYRHQIQSYTCEIDSLKGTNESLMRQMREMEERMGHEAGGYQDTIARLEGEIAKMKDEMARHLREYQDLLNVKMALDVEIATYRKLLEGEESRITLPAQSYSSLNFRSDARETSPEQHRGSEVHSKKTVVIKTIETRDGEVVSESTQHQQDVV; translated from the exons ATGAGCAAGACcttttcctctgcctctgccgAGACGGCTTCTTCCTACCGCCGCACCTTTGGTTCGGGATTAGGCGCGTCCATGCCCAGATCCCTGTTCTCCAGCCGTGGCTCCTCTGGCTCCTCCCGCCTGTCCTCCAGGGTCTACGAGGTCACCAAGACCTCGTTGCCGTCCTACTCCAGCCTGCGCTCCTCAGGACCCGTGCTGCACTCCTTTGCCGGCGAGAAGCTGGACTTCAGCCTGGCGGACGCAATGAACCAGGACTTCCTGCACACGCGCACCAACGAGAAGGCCGAGCTGCAGCACCTGAACGACCGCTTTGCCAGCTACATCGAGAAGGTGCGCTTCCTGGAGCAGCAGAACCAGGCACTGGTTGTGGAGGTGGAGCGGCTGAGGGGCCGCGAGCCCACCCGCATCGCCGAGATGTACGACGAAGAGATGCGCCAGCTGCGCATGCAGGTGGACGCGTTGACCAATCAGAGAGCTCGTGTGGAGATCGAGCGGGACAACCTAGCCGATGACCTGCAGAAGCTTAAGCAGAG ACTTCAGGAGGAGATCCACCAGAAAGAAGAAGCTGAGAACAACCTCTCAGCTTTCAGAGCA GACGTTGACGCTGCTACTCTGGCCAGGCTGGACCTGGAGAGGCGCATTGAGAGCCTCCAGGAGGAGATCACCTTCCTGAAGAAGATCCACGAGGAG GAGATCCGTGAGCTGCAGAACCAGATGCAGGAGTCCCAGGTCCCGATCCCGATGGACATGTCCAAGCCTGACCTGACCGCTGCTCTTAGAGACATCCGCACACAGTATGAAGCCATTGCTGCCAAGAACATTTCAGAGGCTGAGGACTGGTACAAGTCCAAG GTGTCCGATCTGAACCAAGCCGTGACCAAGAACAACGATGCTCTGAGACAGGCCAAGCAGGACAGCATGGAATACCGCCACCAGATCCAGTCCTACACCTGCGAGATCGACTCCCTCAAGGGCACT AATGAGTCTCTGATGAGGCAGATGcgggagatggaggagagaatgGGTCACGAGGCAGGTGGTTACCAGGACACCATCGCCCGTCTCGAGGGCGAGATCGCTAAAATGAAGGACGAAATGGCCCGTCACCTGCGGGAGTACCAGGACCTCCTCAATGTCAAGATGGCCCTGGATGTGGAGATCGCCACCTACAGGAAGCTgctggagggagaggagagcag GATCACTTTGCCTGCACAGTCATATTCCTCCCTGAACTTCAGAAGTGATGCCAGAG AGACCAGCCCTGAGCAGCATCGCGGCTCTGAGGTCCACTCCAAGAAAACAGTCGTAATCAAGACCATCGAGACCCGTGATGGAGAG GTCGTGAGTGAATCCACGCAGCACCAGCAGGACGTCGTGTAA
- the desma gene encoding desmin a isoform X1, with translation MSKTFSSASAETASSYRRTFGSGLGASMPRSLFSSRGSSGSSRLSSRVYEVTKTSLPSYSSLRSSGPVLHSFAGEKLDFSLADAMNQDFLHTRTNEKAELQHLNDRFASYIEKVRFLEQQNQALVVEVERLRGREPTRIAEMYDEEMRQLRMQVDALTNQRARVEIERDNLADDLQKLKQRLQEEIHQKEEAENNLSAFRADVDAATLARLDLERRIESLQEEITFLKKIHEEEIRELQNQMQESQVPIPMDMSKPDLTAALRDIRTQYEAIAAKNISEAEDWYKSKVSDLNQAVTKNNDALRQAKQDSMEYRHQIQSYTCEIDSLKGTNESLMRQMREMEERMGHEAGGYQDTIARLEGEIAKMKDEMARHLREYQDLLNVKMALDVEIATYRKLLEGEESRITLPAQSYSSLNFRSDARETSPEQHRGSEVHSKKTVVIKTIETRDGETRTSKEGMSAVSAHCVVSESTQHQQDVV, from the exons ATGAGCAAGACcttttcctctgcctctgccgAGACGGCTTCTTCCTACCGCCGCACCTTTGGTTCGGGATTAGGCGCGTCCATGCCCAGATCCCTGTTCTCCAGCCGTGGCTCCTCTGGCTCCTCCCGCCTGTCCTCCAGGGTCTACGAGGTCACCAAGACCTCGTTGCCGTCCTACTCCAGCCTGCGCTCCTCAGGACCCGTGCTGCACTCCTTTGCCGGCGAGAAGCTGGACTTCAGCCTGGCGGACGCAATGAACCAGGACTTCCTGCACACGCGCACCAACGAGAAGGCCGAGCTGCAGCACCTGAACGACCGCTTTGCCAGCTACATCGAGAAGGTGCGCTTCCTGGAGCAGCAGAACCAGGCACTGGTTGTGGAGGTGGAGCGGCTGAGGGGCCGCGAGCCCACCCGCATCGCCGAGATGTACGACGAAGAGATGCGCCAGCTGCGCATGCAGGTGGACGCGTTGACCAATCAGAGAGCTCGTGTGGAGATCGAGCGGGACAACCTAGCCGATGACCTGCAGAAGCTTAAGCAGAG ACTTCAGGAGGAGATCCACCAGAAAGAAGAAGCTGAGAACAACCTCTCAGCTTTCAGAGCA GACGTTGACGCTGCTACTCTGGCCAGGCTGGACCTGGAGAGGCGCATTGAGAGCCTCCAGGAGGAGATCACCTTCCTGAAGAAGATCCACGAGGAG GAGATCCGTGAGCTGCAGAACCAGATGCAGGAGTCCCAGGTCCCGATCCCGATGGACATGTCCAAGCCTGACCTGACCGCTGCTCTTAGAGACATCCGCACACAGTATGAAGCCATTGCTGCCAAGAACATTTCAGAGGCTGAGGACTGGTACAAGTCCAAG GTGTCCGATCTGAACCAAGCCGTGACCAAGAACAACGATGCTCTGAGACAGGCCAAGCAGGACAGCATGGAATACCGCCACCAGATCCAGTCCTACACCTGCGAGATCGACTCCCTCAAGGGCACT AATGAGTCTCTGATGAGGCAGATGcgggagatggaggagagaatgGGTCACGAGGCAGGTGGTTACCAGGACACCATCGCCCGTCTCGAGGGCGAGATCGCTAAAATGAAGGACGAAATGGCCCGTCACCTGCGGGAGTACCAGGACCTCCTCAATGTCAAGATGGCCCTGGATGTGGAGATCGCCACCTACAGGAAGCTgctggagggagaggagagcag GATCACTTTGCCTGCACAGTCATATTCCTCCCTGAACTTCAGAAGTGATGCCAGAG AGACCAGCCCTGAGCAGCATCGCGGCTCTGAGGTCCACTCCAAGAAAACAGTCGTAATCAAGACCATCGAGACCCGTGATGGAGAG ACCAGGACGTCTAAAGAGGGAATGAGCGCTGTGAGTGCTCACTGT GTCGTGAGTGAATCCACGCAGCACCAGCAGGACGTCGTGTAA